A single window of Pygocentrus nattereri isolate fPygNat1 chromosome 24, fPygNat1.pri, whole genome shotgun sequence DNA harbors:
- the LOC108426592 gene encoding somatomedin-B and thrombospondin type-1 domain-containing protein has product MIRSAVIQWASVLLAAVFGAFHSAEGGCSGKCCPGTDLTCTSLDWSSDRIYGTCYCDENCVRAKDCCFDYPTECSAQPCVVSEWTHWSGCVQPCQPSYRVRRRGIEINPRNSGQACPALEERAGCMEYQDHQGQSCGHAQGPALITTAEYSNGRIRQSLYGSPQHSGFCMEFKVESLNRHCMVENKPHTRWMQYLREGFVVCVLCQPPAISNHSHTCQGDGHYAERDDILHWQAVGSPQCRGTWRKVQKLQHCSCPPVHSFIFT; this is encoded by the exons ATGATTCGGTCAGCAGTGATTCAGTGGGCCTCTGTGCTGCTAGCTGCTGTGTTTGGAGCATTCCATTctgcagaaggtgggtgttcaGGAAAGTGTTGTCCAGGGACAGACCTGACCTGTACTTCGCTGGACTGGAGCAGTGACCGTATTTACGGGACATGTTACTGTGATGAAAACTGTGTGAGGGCTAAAGACTGCTGCTTTGATTATCCAACAGAATGCTCAG CCCAGCCGTGTGTGGTGAGTGAATGGACGCACTGGAGTGGCTGTGTGCAGCCCTGTCAGCCTTCATACCGCGTTCGGAGACGTGGCATTGAGATAAATCCCCGAAATAGTGGGCAGGCCTGTCCAGCTCTGGAGGAAAGAGCAGGCTGTATGGAGTACCAGGATCATCAGGGACAGAGCTGTGGTCATGCGCAAG GACCAGCGCTGATAACAACAGCAGAGTACAGCAACGGCAGAATAAGGCAGAGTTTATACGGGAGCCCTCAGCATTCTGG GTTCTGCATGGAGTTTAAAGTGGAGTCGCTGAACAGACACTGTATGGTTGAGAATAAACCCCACACACGCTGGATGCAGTATCTGAGAGAAGGGTTTGTGGTTTGTGTTTTGTGCCAGCCGCCCGCCATCAGCAACCACAGCCACACTTGCCAAGGAGATGGACACTATGCAGAAAG GGATGACATTCTGCACTGGCAGGCTGTGGGAAGTCCTCAATGCAGAGGAACGTGGAGAAAAGTTCAGAAACTGCAGCACTGCTCCTGTCCTCCAGTCcacagcttcatcttcacctgA